Proteins from a genomic interval of Arvicola amphibius chromosome 17, mArvAmp1.2, whole genome shotgun sequence:
- the Tbc1d30 gene encoding TBC1 domain family member 30 isoform X2 codes for MQYLRQKDTSELKTILRELKYRIGIQSAKLLRQLKQKDRLLHKVQRNCDVVTACLQAVSQKRRADTKLKFTLEPSLGQNGFQQWYDALKAVARLSTGIPKEWRRKVWLTLADHYLHSIAIDWDKTMRFTFNERSNPDDDSMGIQIVKDLHRTGCSSYCGQEAEQDRVVLKRVLLAYARWNKNVGYCQGFNILAALILEVMEGNEGDALKIMIYLIDKVLPESYFVNNLRALSVDMAVFRDLLRMKLPELSQHLDALQKTANKESGGGYEPPLTNVFTMQWFLTLFATCLPNHTVLKIWDSVFFEGSEIILRVSLAIWAKLGEQIECCETADEFYSTMGRLTQEMLENDLLQSHELMQTVYSMAPFPFPQLAELREKYTYNITPFPATVRPMPVSGRHGKARDSDEENEPDDEDAIASAVGCLGPFSGFLAPELQKYQKQIKEASEEQSLRSNNIAELSPGAINSCRSEYHAAFNSMMMERMSTDISALKRQYSRIKKKQQQQLHQLYIRAGCKEEKDLRFFLGPKEQAVDDKGPVTSILPSQVNNSPVINHLLLGKKMKITNRATKNAVIHIPGHTGGKMSPVPYEDLKTKLNSPWRTHIRVHKKNMPRTKSHLGCGDTVGLIEEQNEGCRASSLGAAEAFPSSCAATAHGEGSSSCAGGTPRTIEGQSPEPVFGDADVVDVAAVQVKLEALELNQRDAAAETEPKAHLPCQQHAPESVCGPGENQAPSNPLPVSHSKAPIFSPFPSVKPLRKSATARNLGLYGPTERTPTMHFPQISRSFNKSAIGSSSSTKKR; via the exons GAGCTGACACAAAATTGAAGTTCACACTTGAGCCATCTTTAGGCCAAAATGGGTTTCAGCAG TGGTATGACGCTCTCAAGGCAGTTGCCAGACTGTCGACAGGGATCCCAAAGGAGTGGAGGAGAAAG GTCTGGCTGACCTTGGCAGATCATTATCTGCACAGTATCGCCATCGACTGGGACAAAACCATGCGCTTCACTTTCAATGAGAGAAGCAATCCCGATGATGACTCAATGGGGATCCAGATCGTCAAG gatcTGCACCGCACGGGCTGTAGCTCCTACTGTGGCCAGGAGGCCGAGCAGGACAGGGTGGTCTTGAAGCGGGTGCTGCTGGCGTACGCCCGGTGGAACAAGAATGTCGGGTACTGCCAAGGCTTCAACATCCTAGCTGCTCTGATTCTGGAAGTGATGGAGGGCAATGAGGGAGATGCCCTGAAA attatgaTTTACCTGATAGACAAGGTACTTCCCGAGAGCTACTTTGTCAATAATCTTCGGGCACTGTCTGTGGACATGGCTGTCTTCAGAGACCTCTTGAGAATGAAGCTCCCCGAGCTGTCTCAGCACCTTGATGCTCTTCAGAAAACGGCAAACAAAGAGAGCGGAG gtGGCTATGAGCCCCCGCTCACCAACGTCTTCACGATGCAGTGGTTTCTCACTCTCTTTGCCACGTGCCTCCCTAACCACACGGTTTTGAAGATCTGGGACTCAGTCTTCTTTGAAGGCTCGGAGATCATCCTGAGGGTGTCGCTGGCTATCTGGGCAAAGCTGGGAGA GCAGATAGAGTGTTGTGAAACCGCAGATGAATTCTACAGCACCATGGGGCGTCTCACCCAGGAGATGCTGGAAAACGACCTCCTGCAGAGCCACGAACTCATGCAG ACTGTTTATTCAATGGCTCCGTTCCCTTTCCCACAGCTGGCGGAGCTGAGGGAAAAGTATACGTACAATATCACACCATTCCCAGCCACAGTTAGGCCCATGCCAGTTTCCGG GCGACACGGTAAGGCCAGAGATAGTGACGAAGAGAATGAGCCCGATGACGAGGACGCCATTGCTAGTGCCGTGGGATGCCTCGGGCCTTTCAGTGGGTTCCTGGCACCTGAACTGCAAAAATACCAAAAGCAGATTAAAG AAGCGAGTGAGGAACAGAGCCTGAGGTCCAACAACATTGCGGAGCTGAGCCCCGGAGCCATCAATTCCTGTCGAAGTGAATACCACGCAGCCTTCAACAGTATGATGATGGAGCGGATGAGCACAGACATCAGCGCCCTGAAGAGGCAGTACTCTCGCAtcaagaagaagcagcagcagcagctccaccAGCTGTACATCAGGGCAG GgtgtaaagaagaaaaggaccTTAGGTTCTTTTTAGGCCCCAAGGAACAGGCCGTGGATG ACAAAGGACCAGTCACCAGCATCCTCCCGTCTCAGGTAAACAATTCTCCAGTGATAAATCACCTTCTTCTAgggaaaaagatgaaaattaCAAACAGAGCGACCAAGAATGCAGTCATTCACATCCCCGGCCATACAGGAGGTAAAATGTCTCCTGTCCCCTATGAAGACCTCAAGACCAAGCTCAATTCTCCATGGCGGACTCACATCAGAGTCCACAAAAAGAACATGCCACGGACCAAGAGCCATCTGGGCTGTGGGGACACCGTAGGGCTGATTGAGGAGCAGAACGAAGGCTGCAGAGCCAGCAGCCTTGGGGCAGCTGAGGCGTTTCCCTCAAGCTGTGCAGCCACAGCTCATGGTGAGGGCAGCAGCAGCTGTGCCGGTGGCACTCCGAGGACAATCGAAGGGCAGTCGCCCGAGCCAGTATTTGGGGATGCTGATGTTGTCGACGTGGCTGCAGTGCAGGTGAAATTAGAAGCCTTGGAACTGAACCAAAGGGATGCCGCTGCCGAGACTGAGCCCAAGGCGCACCTCCCCTGCCAGCAGCATGCCCCAGAGTCAGTGTGTGGCCCTGGGGAAAACCAGGCTCCCAGCAATCCTCTCCCTGTCAGCCATTCAAAAGCCCCCATCTTCAGCCCTTTTCCTAGCGTCAAGCCGCTCCGAAAGTCAGCCACGGCCAGGAATTTGGGGTTGTACGGCCCCACAGAAAGAACCCCAACCATGCACTTCCCTCAGATCAGCAGGAGCTTCAATAAGTCGGCCattgggagcagcagcagcaccaagaagcgatga
- the Tbc1d30 gene encoding TBC1 domain family member 30 isoform X3 — translation MRQDKLTGSLRRGGRCLKRQGGGGGGGVGTILSNVLKKRSCISRTAPRLLCTLEPGADTKLKFTLEPSLGQNGFQQWYDALKAVARLSTGIPKEWRRKVWLTLADHYLHSIAIDWDKTMRFTFNERSNPDDDSMGIQIVKDLHRTGCSSYCGQEAEQDRVVLKRVLLAYARWNKNVGYCQGFNILAALILEVMEGNEGDALKIMIYLIDKVLPESYFVNNLRALSVDMAVFRDLLRMKLPELSQHLDALQKTANKESGGGYEPPLTNVFTMQWFLTLFATCLPNHTVLKIWDSVFFEGSEIILRVSLAIWAKLGEQIECCETADEFYSTMGRLTQEMLENDLLQSHELMQTVYSMAPFPFPQLAELREKYTYNITPFPATVRPMPVSGRHGKARDSDEENEPDDEDAIASAVGCLGPFSGFLAPELQKYQKQIKEASEEQSLRSNNIAELSPGAINSCRSEYHAAFNSMMMERMSTDISALKRQYSRIKKKQQQQLHQLYIRAGCKEEKDLRFFLGPKEQAVDDKGPVTSILPSQVNNSPVINHLLLGKKMKITNRATKNAVIHIPGHTGGKMSPVPYEDLKTKLNSPWRTHIRVHKKNMPRTKSHLGCGDTVGLIEEQNEGCRASSLGAAEAFPSSCAATAHGEGSSSCAGGTPRTIEGQSPEPVFGDADVVDVAAVQVKLEALELNQRDAAAETEPKAHLPCQQHAPESVCGPGENQAPSNPLPVSHSKAPIFSPFPSVKPLRKSATARNLGLYGPTERTPTMHFPQISRSFNKSAIGSSSSTKKR, via the exons ATGCGGCAGGACAAGCTGACCGGCTCCCTGCGTCGCGGCGGGCGATGCCTGAAGCGCcagggcggcggcggcggcggtggcgtgGGCACTATCCTGAGCAATGTGCTCAAGAAGCGCAGCTGCATCTCGCGGACCGCGCCCCGGTTGCTGTGCACCTTGGAGCCGG GAGCTGACACAAAATTGAAGTTCACACTTGAGCCATCTTTAGGCCAAAATGGGTTTCAGCAG TGGTATGACGCTCTCAAGGCAGTTGCCAGACTGTCGACAGGGATCCCAAAGGAGTGGAGGAGAAAG GTCTGGCTGACCTTGGCAGATCATTATCTGCACAGTATCGCCATCGACTGGGACAAAACCATGCGCTTCACTTTCAATGAGAGAAGCAATCCCGATGATGACTCAATGGGGATCCAGATCGTCAAG gatcTGCACCGCACGGGCTGTAGCTCCTACTGTGGCCAGGAGGCCGAGCAGGACAGGGTGGTCTTGAAGCGGGTGCTGCTGGCGTACGCCCGGTGGAACAAGAATGTCGGGTACTGCCAAGGCTTCAACATCCTAGCTGCTCTGATTCTGGAAGTGATGGAGGGCAATGAGGGAGATGCCCTGAAA attatgaTTTACCTGATAGACAAGGTACTTCCCGAGAGCTACTTTGTCAATAATCTTCGGGCACTGTCTGTGGACATGGCTGTCTTCAGAGACCTCTTGAGAATGAAGCTCCCCGAGCTGTCTCAGCACCTTGATGCTCTTCAGAAAACGGCAAACAAAGAGAGCGGAG gtGGCTATGAGCCCCCGCTCACCAACGTCTTCACGATGCAGTGGTTTCTCACTCTCTTTGCCACGTGCCTCCCTAACCACACGGTTTTGAAGATCTGGGACTCAGTCTTCTTTGAAGGCTCGGAGATCATCCTGAGGGTGTCGCTGGCTATCTGGGCAAAGCTGGGAGA GCAGATAGAGTGTTGTGAAACCGCAGATGAATTCTACAGCACCATGGGGCGTCTCACCCAGGAGATGCTGGAAAACGACCTCCTGCAGAGCCACGAACTCATGCAG ACTGTTTATTCAATGGCTCCGTTCCCTTTCCCACAGCTGGCGGAGCTGAGGGAAAAGTATACGTACAATATCACACCATTCCCAGCCACAGTTAGGCCCATGCCAGTTTCCGG GCGACACGGTAAGGCCAGAGATAGTGACGAAGAGAATGAGCCCGATGACGAGGACGCCATTGCTAGTGCCGTGGGATGCCTCGGGCCTTTCAGTGGGTTCCTGGCACCTGAACTGCAAAAATACCAAAAGCAGATTAAAG AAGCGAGTGAGGAACAGAGCCTGAGGTCCAACAACATTGCGGAGCTGAGCCCCGGAGCCATCAATTCCTGTCGAAGTGAATACCACGCAGCCTTCAACAGTATGATGATGGAGCGGATGAGCACAGACATCAGCGCCCTGAAGAGGCAGTACTCTCGCAtcaagaagaagcagcagcagcagctccaccAGCTGTACATCAGGGCAG GgtgtaaagaagaaaaggaccTTAGGTTCTTTTTAGGCCCCAAGGAACAGGCCGTGGATG ACAAAGGACCAGTCACCAGCATCCTCCCGTCTCAGGTAAACAATTCTCCAGTGATAAATCACCTTCTTCTAgggaaaaagatgaaaattaCAAACAGAGCGACCAAGAATGCAGTCATTCACATCCCCGGCCATACAGGAGGTAAAATGTCTCCTGTCCCCTATGAAGACCTCAAGACCAAGCTCAATTCTCCATGGCGGACTCACATCAGAGTCCACAAAAAGAACATGCCACGGACCAAGAGCCATCTGGGCTGTGGGGACACCGTAGGGCTGATTGAGGAGCAGAACGAAGGCTGCAGAGCCAGCAGCCTTGGGGCAGCTGAGGCGTTTCCCTCAAGCTGTGCAGCCACAGCTCATGGTGAGGGCAGCAGCAGCTGTGCCGGTGGCACTCCGAGGACAATCGAAGGGCAGTCGCCCGAGCCAGTATTTGGGGATGCTGATGTTGTCGACGTGGCTGCAGTGCAGGTGAAATTAGAAGCCTTGGAACTGAACCAAAGGGATGCCGCTGCCGAGACTGAGCCCAAGGCGCACCTCCCCTGCCAGCAGCATGCCCCAGAGTCAGTGTGTGGCCCTGGGGAAAACCAGGCTCCCAGCAATCCTCTCCCTGTCAGCCATTCAAAAGCCCCCATCTTCAGCCCTTTTCCTAGCGTCAAGCCGCTCCGAAAGTCAGCCACGGCCAGGAATTTGGGGTTGTACGGCCCCACAGAAAGAACCCCAACCATGCACTTCCCTCAGATCAGCAGGAGCTTCAATAAGTCGGCCattgggagcagcagcagcaccaagaagcgatga
- the Tbc1d30 gene encoding TBC1 domain family member 30 isoform X4, which yields MRQDKLTGSLRRGGRCLKRQGGGGGGGVGTILSNVLKKRSCISRTAPRLLCTLEPGADTKLKFTLEPSLGQNGFQQWYDALKAVARLSTGIPKEWRRKVWLTLADHYLHSIAIDWDKTMRFTFNERSNPDDDSMGIQIVKDLHRTGCSSYCGQEAEQDRVVLKRVLLAYARWNKNVGYCQGFNILAALILEVMEGNEGDALKIMIYLIDKVLPESYFVNNLRALSVDMAVFRDLLRMKLPELSQHLDALQKTANKESGGGYEPPLTNVFTMQWFLTLFATCLPNHTVLKIWDSVFFEGSEIILRVSLAIWAKLGEQIECCETADEFYSTMGRLTQEMLENDLLQSHELMQTVYSMAPFPFPQLAELREKYTYNITPFPATVRPMPVSGRHGKARDSDEENEPDDEDAIASAVGCLGPFSGFLAPELQKYQKQIKEASEEQSLRSNNIAELSPGAINSCRSEYHAAFNSMMMERMSTDISALKRQYSRIKKKQQQQLHQLYIRADKGPVTSILPSQVNNSPVINHLLLGKKMKITNRATKNAVIHIPGHTGGKMSPVPYEDLKTKLNSPWRTHIRVHKKNMPRTKSHLGCGDTVGLIEEQNEGCRASSLGAAEAFPSSCAATAHGEGSSSCAGGTPRTIEGQSPEPVFGDADVVDVAAVQVKLEALELNQRDAAAETEPKAHLPCQQHAPESVCGPGENQAPSNPLPVSHSKAPIFSPFPSVKPLRKSATARNLGLYGPTERTPTMHFPQISRSFNKSAIGSSSSTKKR from the exons ATGCGGCAGGACAAGCTGACCGGCTCCCTGCGTCGCGGCGGGCGATGCCTGAAGCGCcagggcggcggcggcggcggtggcgtgGGCACTATCCTGAGCAATGTGCTCAAGAAGCGCAGCTGCATCTCGCGGACCGCGCCCCGGTTGCTGTGCACCTTGGAGCCGG GAGCTGACACAAAATTGAAGTTCACACTTGAGCCATCTTTAGGCCAAAATGGGTTTCAGCAG TGGTATGACGCTCTCAAGGCAGTTGCCAGACTGTCGACAGGGATCCCAAAGGAGTGGAGGAGAAAG GTCTGGCTGACCTTGGCAGATCATTATCTGCACAGTATCGCCATCGACTGGGACAAAACCATGCGCTTCACTTTCAATGAGAGAAGCAATCCCGATGATGACTCAATGGGGATCCAGATCGTCAAG gatcTGCACCGCACGGGCTGTAGCTCCTACTGTGGCCAGGAGGCCGAGCAGGACAGGGTGGTCTTGAAGCGGGTGCTGCTGGCGTACGCCCGGTGGAACAAGAATGTCGGGTACTGCCAAGGCTTCAACATCCTAGCTGCTCTGATTCTGGAAGTGATGGAGGGCAATGAGGGAGATGCCCTGAAA attatgaTTTACCTGATAGACAAGGTACTTCCCGAGAGCTACTTTGTCAATAATCTTCGGGCACTGTCTGTGGACATGGCTGTCTTCAGAGACCTCTTGAGAATGAAGCTCCCCGAGCTGTCTCAGCACCTTGATGCTCTTCAGAAAACGGCAAACAAAGAGAGCGGAG gtGGCTATGAGCCCCCGCTCACCAACGTCTTCACGATGCAGTGGTTTCTCACTCTCTTTGCCACGTGCCTCCCTAACCACACGGTTTTGAAGATCTGGGACTCAGTCTTCTTTGAAGGCTCGGAGATCATCCTGAGGGTGTCGCTGGCTATCTGGGCAAAGCTGGGAGA GCAGATAGAGTGTTGTGAAACCGCAGATGAATTCTACAGCACCATGGGGCGTCTCACCCAGGAGATGCTGGAAAACGACCTCCTGCAGAGCCACGAACTCATGCAG ACTGTTTATTCAATGGCTCCGTTCCCTTTCCCACAGCTGGCGGAGCTGAGGGAAAAGTATACGTACAATATCACACCATTCCCAGCCACAGTTAGGCCCATGCCAGTTTCCGG GCGACACGGTAAGGCCAGAGATAGTGACGAAGAGAATGAGCCCGATGACGAGGACGCCATTGCTAGTGCCGTGGGATGCCTCGGGCCTTTCAGTGGGTTCCTGGCACCTGAACTGCAAAAATACCAAAAGCAGATTAAAG AAGCGAGTGAGGAACAGAGCCTGAGGTCCAACAACATTGCGGAGCTGAGCCCCGGAGCCATCAATTCCTGTCGAAGTGAATACCACGCAGCCTTCAACAGTATGATGATGGAGCGGATGAGCACAGACATCAGCGCCCTGAAGAGGCAGTACTCTCGCAtcaagaagaagcagcagcagcagctccaccAGCTGTACATCAGGGCAG ACAAAGGACCAGTCACCAGCATCCTCCCGTCTCAGGTAAACAATTCTCCAGTGATAAATCACCTTCTTCTAgggaaaaagatgaaaattaCAAACAGAGCGACCAAGAATGCAGTCATTCACATCCCCGGCCATACAGGAGGTAAAATGTCTCCTGTCCCCTATGAAGACCTCAAGACCAAGCTCAATTCTCCATGGCGGACTCACATCAGAGTCCACAAAAAGAACATGCCACGGACCAAGAGCCATCTGGGCTGTGGGGACACCGTAGGGCTGATTGAGGAGCAGAACGAAGGCTGCAGAGCCAGCAGCCTTGGGGCAGCTGAGGCGTTTCCCTCAAGCTGTGCAGCCACAGCTCATGGTGAGGGCAGCAGCAGCTGTGCCGGTGGCACTCCGAGGACAATCGAAGGGCAGTCGCCCGAGCCAGTATTTGGGGATGCTGATGTTGTCGACGTGGCTGCAGTGCAGGTGAAATTAGAAGCCTTGGAACTGAACCAAAGGGATGCCGCTGCCGAGACTGAGCCCAAGGCGCACCTCCCCTGCCAGCAGCATGCCCCAGAGTCAGTGTGTGGCCCTGGGGAAAACCAGGCTCCCAGCAATCCTCTCCCTGTCAGCCATTCAAAAGCCCCCATCTTCAGCCCTTTTCCTAGCGTCAAGCCGCTCCGAAAGTCAGCCACGGCCAGGAATTTGGGGTTGTACGGCCCCACAGAAAGAACCCCAACCATGCACTTCCCTCAGATCAGCAGGAGCTTCAATAAGTCGGCCattgggagcagcagcagcaccaagaagcgatga